The proteins below are encoded in one region of Sporanaerobacter acetigenes DSM 13106:
- a CDS encoding protein-glutamate methylesterase/protein-glutamine glutaminase: MLIVDDSAFIRKVIKDILEIDKEIEVVGLARNGKEALEKIPILNPDVITLDIEMPVMDGIETLREIVNKYKIPVIMLSSLTTEGADLTLKALEIGAVDFVQKPKNVFNVSSEIKQDLLIEKIKIVSKSNLKIDDKISGGKAIYKRELKISKTKYDKESFDAIVAIGTSTGGPRALQQVIPKIPKDINAAIVIVQHMPPGFTKSLANRLDTLSHIKVKEGEDGEKLMRGCCYIAPGDFHMSVIQKNRDYIVRLDKNPPISGLRPAADILMESVSKLNNINKLGIILTGMGSDGAKGIVEMKKANSYIIAEDEKSCIVFGMPKSAINTGSVDLVLPLDKIGDEIINRVGV, encoded by the coding sequence GTGTTGATTGTAGATGATTCCGCATTTATAAGAAAAGTTATAAAAGATATTTTAGAAATCGACAAAGAAATAGAAGTCGTGGGATTGGCACGCAATGGAAAGGAAGCCTTGGAAAAAATACCAATTTTAAATCCGGATGTTATTACATTAGATATTGAAATGCCAGTTATGGATGGAATTGAGACTTTAAGAGAAATTGTAAATAAGTATAAAATTCCAGTGATAATGCTAAGTAGTTTAACTACTGAAGGAGCAGATTTAACGCTAAAAGCTTTAGAGATAGGTGCTGTAGATTTTGTACAAAAGCCTAAAAATGTTTTTAATGTAAGCAGTGAGATAAAACAAGATTTACTTATTGAAAAAATTAAAATTGTTTCTAAATCAAATCTTAAAATTGATGATAAAATAAGTGGGGGAAAAGCTATATATAAAAGAGAATTAAAGATTTCAAAGACCAAGTATGATAAAGAATCTTTTGATGCCATCGTTGCAATAGGAACATCTACTGGGGGTCCTAGAGCTTTACAACAAGTAATACCTAAAATACCTAAAGACATAAATGCTGCTATTGTTATAGTTCAGCATATGCCACCAGGTTTCACCAAATCATTGGCAAATAGATTAGATACTCTTTCTCATATTAAGGTGAAAGAAGGTGAAGATGGGGAAAAGCTCATGAGAGGTTGTTGTTACATAGCGCCTGGAGATTTTCATATGAGTGTAATACAAAAAAATAGGGATTACATTGTAAGGCTAGATAAAAATCCACCAATATCTGGATTGAGGCCTGCAGCAGATATTTTAATGGAATCAGTATCTAAACTTAACAATATAAATAAGCTTGGTATTATTTTAACTGGTATGGGTTCTGATGGTGCCAAGGGGATTGTAGAAATGAAGAAAGCAAACAGCTATATTATAGCTGAAGATGAAAAGAGTTGCATAGTATTTGGAATGCCCAAATCTGCTATAAACACTGGAAGTGTAGATTTGGTTTTACCTTTAGATAAAATTGGAGACGAGATTATCAATAGAGTGGGGGTGTAA
- a CDS encoding PilZ domain-containing protein, with amino-acid sequence MSLDKEELNIGERIEIIKQSQKKAQVYPSQILDIINDDIYIISGPIHKNTIVPLHIGDIIKIVYIKENKGRYMFKAEILSREDKLIYKLKIKKISEVYRLQQRQYYRFNINIPVTKYYNLKVGSETRTIEEKCISKDLSGNGIRIMCNFNHSVGDEIKCLLKINDMIISTSGEIVRVKKIDNLNYMYEVGINFINIKKEDRETIVRFIFREERKLIEKGMI; translated from the coding sequence ATGAGTTTAGATAAAGAAGAATTAAATATTGGAGAAAGAATTGAAATAATTAAACAAAGCCAAAAAAAAGCTCAAGTTTATCCGAGTCAGATACTAGATATTATTAATGATGATATATATATAATTAGTGGGCCAATACATAAAAATACCATTGTTCCTCTACACATAGGAGATATAATAAAAATCGTCTATATAAAGGAAAATAAAGGGAGGTACATGTTTAAAGCTGAAATATTGAGTAGAGAAGATAAATTGATATATAAATTAAAAATCAAGAAGATAAGTGAAGTTTATAGGCTACAGCAAAGACAGTATTATCGTTTCAATATTAATATACCTGTTACAAAATATTACAACTTGAAAGTGGGTTCTGAAACAAGAACTATTGAAGAAAAATGTATTTCAAAAGATTTAAGTGGAAATGGTATAAGAATTATGTGTAATTTTAATCATTCTGTAGGGGATGAAATAAAATGTTTACTTAAAATAAATGATATGATTATTTCAACTTCTGGTGAAATTGTAAGGGTGAAAAAAATTGATAATTTAAATTATATGTATGAAGTAGGAATTAATTTTATTAACATAAAAAAAGAAGATAGGGAAACTATTGTCAGGTTTATTTTTAGGGAAGAAAGAAAACTTATAGAAAAGGGAATGATTTAA
- the fliR gene encoding flagellar biosynthetic protein FliR, translating into MSILIDKYQLFLLIFVRVSGIFIFSPLFSSQNVPNVLKIGFSFIFSLLLTTTLKVDFLNQVDTNYVVLIVKELMVGIIIGFISYAFFSTFYILGQIIDMEIGFGMVNVIDPQNKIQVPVMGNFYYILSFLILLITNGHHVIIKALVDSYKYIPIGKFYISEATAYQLISILGKTFSLGFRISVPIVVTMLLIDILLGVLSRTIPQMNVFVVGMPLKIVVGLLIIAVSLPIFNKFTGNVFDKMIKEIYVFFKSFVKG; encoded by the coding sequence ATGAGTATCTTAATTGATAAATATCAGCTATTTTTACTAATATTTGTAAGAGTATCTGGAATATTTATTTTTTCACCTTTATTCAGTTCTCAAAATGTGCCCAATGTACTTAAAATTGGATTTTCTTTTATATTTTCATTGCTATTGACAACAACACTAAAAGTAGATTTTTTGAATCAAGTTGATACGAATTATGTGGTTCTTATAGTTAAAGAACTAATGGTAGGTATTATAATAGGCTTTATAAGCTATGCTTTTTTTAGTACTTTTTATATTTTGGGACAAATAATAGATATGGAAATTGGGTTTGGTATGGTAAATGTAATTGATCCACAGAACAAAATACAAGTACCGGTAATGGGAAATTTTTATTATATATTGTCTTTTTTAATTTTGCTTATTACCAATGGCCATCATGTCATTATTAAAGCTTTGGTGGATAGTTACAAATATATACCTATAGGTAAATTTTACATAAGTGAAGCTACTGCGTATCAATTAATAAGTATACTTGGCAAAACTTTTAGTTTAGGCTTTAGAATATCTGTCCCTATAGTTGTAACTATGCTATTAATTGATATATTATTAGGAGTATTGTCAAGAACCATACCACAAATGAACGTTTTTGTAGTAGGTATGCCATTGAAAATTGTAGTAGGTTTGTTAATTATTGCTGTATCACTTCCAATTTTTAATAAATTTACAGGAAATGTATTTGATAAAATGATAAAGGAAATTTATGTGTTTTTCAAGTCCTTCGTTAAAGGATGA
- the fliP gene encoding flagellar type III secretion system pore protein FliP (The bacterial flagellar biogenesis protein FliP forms a type III secretion system (T3SS)-type pore required for flagellar assembly.), translating to MKRTISIIIFTLILVLTFSNLTYAQSQIPLFGKTVKIEDSKNPENYVTSIQILILLTVLTLAPSILIMMTSFTRIIIVLSFIRNALGLQQTPPNQVLIGLALFLTFFIMAPIGSQINDNAIQPFLKEEINQEVAYKRAMEPVREFMFKQTRDKDLALFMNVAKMDNVKDLKEIPDRVIIPAFIISELKTAFEIGFVIYIPFLVIDMVVSSTLMSMGMMMLPPVIISLPFKILLFILVDGWNLIAKSLVLGFK from the coding sequence ATGAAGAGGACAATTAGTATTATAATATTTACACTGATTTTAGTATTGACTTTTTCAAATCTAACTTATGCGCAGTCACAAATTCCGCTTTTTGGGAAGACAGTTAAAATTGAAGATTCAAAAAATCCAGAGAACTATGTTACTTCAATACAAATACTTATATTATTGACAGTACTAACTCTTGCACCATCTATACTCATTATGATGACAAGTTTTACTAGAATAATAATAGTATTGTCTTTCATAAGGAATGCTCTTGGACTTCAACAGACTCCTCCAAATCAAGTACTAATTGGACTAGCTCTTTTTTTAACGTTTTTTATTATGGCTCCTATAGGTAGTCAGATTAATGATAATGCAATTCAACCTTTTCTTAAAGAAGAAATAAATCAAGAAGTAGCTTATAAAAGAGCTATGGAGCCTGTGAGAGAATTTATGTTTAAACAAACAAGAGATAAGGATTTAGCTTTATTTATGAATGTAGCTAAAATGGACAATGTAAAAGATTTAAAAGAAATACCAGATAGAGTTATAATTCCAGCCTTTATCATAAGTGAATTGAAAACAGCATTTGAAATTGGTTTCGTAATCTATATACCTTTTTTAGTTATTGATATGGTTGTATCAAGTACGTTAATGTCAATGGGAATGATGATGTTGCCACCTGTAATAATTTCTCTACCATTTAAGATTTTGTTGTTTATATTAGTTGATGGTTGGAATTTAATTGCCAAATCTCTAGTTTTAGGTTTTAAATAA
- a CDS encoding response regulator gives MANSILIVDDASFMRMMIKDILTKNGFDVVGEAENGARAIEKYKELNPDLVIMDITMPEVDGIQAVKEIKKIDSSAKIVMCSAMGQQAMVIEAIQAGAKDFIVKPFQADRVIEAVRKVLG, from the coding sequence ATGGCTAATAGTATATTAATAGTTGATGATGCTTCATTTATGCGAATGATGATAAAAGACATATTGACTAAAAATGGTTTTGATGTAGTAGGTGAGGCTGAAAATGGTGCAAGAGCTATTGAAAAATATAAGGAATTGAATCCTGATTTAGTTATTATGGATATAACTATGCCTGAAGTAGATGGAATACAAGCTGTAAAAGAAATCAAGAAAATAGACTCAAGTGCTAAAATTGTCATGTGTTCTGCTATGGGACAACAAGCTATGGTTATAGAAGCAATTCAAGCTGGAGCAAAAGATTTTATTGTTAAGCCATTCCAGGCAGATAGAGTTATAGAGGCAGTTAGGAAGGTACTGGGATAA
- a CDS encoding flagellar biosynthesis protein FlhF, whose product MKVRKYIGANTQEAMSKLKKELGSEAVILNTRTIRQKGILGFFKKPLVEVIAAIDEKENKSRQNENEIFLNEVNSEIKKLRTLVERVAINENFDEKEIDENLIRYRDELIKNGVDYNIATTILYKIGEQVNFNEKSEEEIKKIVSYNIMEYLGKPEPIDIIDIPKVIFFIGPTGVGKTTTLAKIAAQLVIDGNHNIGLITADTYRIAAVEQLRTYSEILKLPLKIIYKPEEIYKAMAELKDNDIILVDTAGRSHKDIVQKNETQELINSVKNKEVFLVLSMATDYFTLKSIINQYGYIENYKIIFTKLDEAETYGNILNVKFQTNNSLSYFAMGQNVPDDIKIANIEEVAYKLIGEN is encoded by the coding sequence ATGAAAGTGAGAAAATATATAGGGGCAAATACTCAAGAAGCCATGAGTAAACTAAAGAAAGAACTTGGTTCAGAAGCTGTAATTTTAAATACAAGAACTATAAGGCAAAAAGGTATCCTTGGTTTTTTTAAGAAACCTTTAGTTGAAGTTATTGCAGCTATTGATGAAAAAGAAAATAAATCTAGGCAAAATGAAAATGAAATTTTTTTGAATGAGGTAAATTCAGAAATAAAAAAATTAAGAACCTTAGTTGAGAGAGTAGCAATAAATGAAAATTTTGATGAAAAGGAAATTGATGAAAATTTAATTAGATATAGAGATGAGCTTATAAAAAATGGAGTTGATTATAATATAGCTACAACTATATTATATAAAATAGGAGAACAAGTAAATTTTAATGAAAAAAGTGAAGAAGAAATCAAAAAAATCGTTTCTTATAATATAATGGAATACCTAGGCAAACCAGAACCAATTGATATAATAGATATACCTAAAGTTATTTTTTTTATAGGACCAACAGGAGTAGGAAAAACTACGACTCTTGCAAAAATTGCAGCTCAGCTAGTTATTGATGGGAATCATAATATAGGTTTAATAACTGCTGATACTTATAGAATAGCAGCAGTTGAACAGTTGAGAACTTACAGTGAAATATTAAAGCTTCCACTAAAAATAATTTATAAACCTGAAGAAATATATAAAGCTATGGCTGAATTAAAAGATAATGATATTATACTTGTAGATACAGCAGGGAGAAGTCATAAAGACATAGTTCAGAAAAATGAAACTCAAGAATTAATAAATTCTGTAAAAAACAAGGAAGTTTTTTTAGTACTCAGCATGGCTACTGATTACTTTACTTTAAAGTCCATAATTAATCAATATGGTTATATAGAAAATTATAAAATAATATTTACAAAATTAGATGAAGCTGAAACATATGGGAATATTTTGAATGTCAAATTTCAAACAAACAATTCTCTTTCTTATTTTGCTATGGGACAAAACGTTCCGGATGACATTAAGATTGCCAATATTGAAGAAGTTGCTTATAAATTGATTGGAGAGAACTAA
- a CDS encoding MinD/ParA family protein: MADQAEKLRKIMDKITQEKQDISTKTSKAKIISVTSGKGGVGKTNFTINLAISLKQLGYEVVVVDADIGLANVDIIAGTITKHTISDLFTENKSIFEIMTEGPKGIKIISGGSGIKELSSFNEDNLNRFIVEIEKLEYYSDFIIIDTGAGINNNVMKFLMASDEVVLVITPDPTSLTDGYALLKALTMYNYKNKVKIVVNMSENKKEADEVFNKLNTVSNKFLQTSVDFLGFINSSSIVSNAVRNQRPFVLSNPNSSVSKKINIIALKFANQEEVEIKKDKSFSQKLKELFLRKDG, from the coding sequence ATGGCAGATCAAGCAGAAAAATTAAGAAAAATAATGGATAAAATCACACAGGAAAAACAAGATATTTCTACTAAAACATCTAAAGCTAAAATAATTTCTGTAACCAGCGGCAAAGGTGGAGTTGGTAAAACTAACTTTACAATTAATTTAGCCATATCTTTAAAACAATTGGGATACGAAGTAGTTGTAGTAGACGCTGATATTGGACTGGCAAATGTAGATATAATTGCTGGTACTATTACAAAACATACGATTTCTGATTTGTTTACTGAAAATAAAAGTATTTTTGAAATAATGACAGAAGGACCAAAAGGTATTAAAATAATATCAGGAGGTTCAGGTATAAAAGAATTATCTTCATTTAATGAAGATAATTTGAATAGATTTATAGTTGAAATAGAAAAACTTGAATATTACTCTGATTTTATAATTATTGATACAGGAGCAGGAATAAATAATAATGTTATGAAGTTTTTAATGGCTTCTGATGAAGTTGTACTTGTAATAACCCCAGATCCTACTTCATTAACTGATGGATATGCTCTACTGAAAGCATTGACTATGTATAATTATAAGAATAAAGTAAAAATTGTGGTAAATATGTCAGAAAACAAGAAAGAAGCTGATGAAGTTTTTAATAAGTTAAACACTGTATCTAACAAATTTTTACAAACAAGTGTTGATTTTTTAGGCTTCATCAATAGTAGCAGTATAGTCTCTAATGCTGTAAGAAATCAAAGACCGTTTGTTTTATCGAATCCAAATAGTTCTGTATCAAAAAAAATAAATATTATTGCTTTAAAATTCGCAAATCAAGAAGAAGTAGAAATTAAAAAAGACAAGAGCTTTTCTCAAAAGTTGAAAGAACTTTTTTTAAGAAAGGATGGCTGA
- a CDS encoding flagellar biosynthetic protein FliO → MGKKFWSISFAICIIPDLVYAISAKEGQTGYAEMILKIVSYILILVFIILIAFYGTKFVAKKSQRMFKSKYVQIIDSVNLGLNNRIILAKVSNFIYVIAINNNQTVLIDKIYVEEFLKNQNKDTFDKYLNDYMTKNSKEINNYDLQKKIKEFFKKVNHTNLNTGKEDEKNEEDN, encoded by the coding sequence ATGGGAAAAAAATTTTGGTCTATAAGTTTTGCTATTTGTATAATACCTGATCTAGTCTATGCTATTAGTGCTAAGGAGGGTCAAACTGGATATGCAGAAATGATTTTAAAGATAGTTTCATATATCTTGATTTTAGTATTTATAATATTGATTGCATTTTATGGAACAAAATTTGTGGCTAAAAAATCTCAGAGGATGTTTAAAAGTAAGTATGTACAAATAATAGATTCTGTTAATTTGGGTTTAAATAATAGAATTATATTAGCTAAAGTTTCTAACTTTATTTATGTAATAGCTATCAATAACAATCAAACTGTACTAATTGATAAAATATATGTAGAAGAGTTTCTTAAGAATCAAAATAAAGATACTTTTGATAAATATTTAAATGACTATATGACTAAAAATTCAAAAGAAATTAACAACTATGATTTACAAAAAAAAATAAAAGAATTTTTCAAAAAAGTAAATCATACTAATCTAAATACAGGTAAGGAAGACGAAAAAAATGAAGAGGACAATTAG
- the fliQ gene encoding flagellar biosynthesis protein FliQ, with translation MNQGDVLKLAQDAIRTILIVTAPMLGFSLIVGLLVSILQAVTQIQEATLAFVPKIIAVLLSLIIFGPWILRAITEFTTEVFTNVNLYIQ, from the coding sequence GTGAATCAGGGAGATGTGCTAAAACTTGCTCAAGATGCAATTAGGACAATTTTGATTGTAACTGCACCAATGCTGGGATTTAGCCTGATTGTTGGGTTGTTGGTAAGTATTTTGCAAGCAGTTACTCAAATTCAAGAAGCTACATTGGCATTTGTTCCAAAGATAATTGCTGTACTTTTATCACTGATTATATTTGGACCATGGATTTTAAGAGCAATAACTGAGTTTACTACAGAAGTATTTACGAATGTTAATTTATATATACAATGA
- the flhA gene encoding flagellar biosynthesis protein FlhA: protein MKFGDLIVAIAVIAIIIIIIVPVPKWTLDILLTLNISLALLILLLSMYTEDVLEISIFPSLLLLSTVYRLALNISTTRSILKDGDAGKVIETFGNFVIQGNVAVGFIVFLIIMIVQFVVITKGAERVAEVAARFTLDAMPGKQMAIDADLNSGLITEEQARKRRKEVQQYADFYGAMDGATKFVKGDAIAGIIITFINIGAGLVIGMVSKDLSFKEALNKYTLLTVGDGLVSQIPALLISTATGLVVTRAASESNLGRDLIDQLFGNNSKIMFVISGVLMFLGIFTPLRTPYIVMGLLFAFLGYSMKKKVKEESEEPPVEESESEELRKPENVMSLLKIDDIELEFGYGLIPLADVNQGGDLLDRIVMIRRQIAMELGLVVPIVRLRDNIQLNPNEYIVKIKGVDVAQGEVLFDHYLAMNPGTAEGELEGIDTVEPAFGLPAKWVTDKEREKAEVLGYTVVDPPSVIATHLTEIIKERAFELIGRQDVKMLIDNVREEYPAVIDEVVPKLLSLGEIQKVLSNLLKEQISIRDMVTILETLADYATITKDTDLLTEYVRQRLSGYITNKYVDNSELKVVTLDSEVEELIMKSINQTETGSYLSIEPNTAQTIINSTLKSVQRLTSIGEQPIILTAPIVRLYYKRLTEQVTRDLIVLSYNEIEPSIEVQSVGMVSL, encoded by the coding sequence ATGAAATTTGGTGATTTAATTGTAGCCATTGCAGTTATAGCAATAATAATTATAATTATTGTGCCCGTGCCTAAATGGACTTTGGATATACTCTTGACTTTAAATATTTCATTAGCATTATTGATATTGTTGTTATCCATGTATACTGAAGATGTGTTAGAAATATCTATTTTTCCATCATTGTTACTACTTTCTACAGTTTATAGACTGGCCCTAAATATTTCAACTACACGAAGTATTTTAAAAGATGGAGATGCAGGTAAAGTAATTGAGACTTTCGGAAATTTTGTTATACAGGGAAATGTAGCTGTAGGATTTATAGTTTTTTTGATAATTATGATAGTTCAATTTGTAGTTATAACAAAGGGAGCAGAAAGAGTGGCCGAAGTTGCTGCAAGGTTTACATTAGATGCTATGCCTGGTAAACAGATGGCAATAGATGCAGATTTGAATTCTGGGCTTATTACAGAAGAACAGGCAAGGAAAAGAAGAAAAGAAGTGCAACAATATGCAGATTTTTATGGTGCTATGGATGGCGCTACAAAATTTGTAAAAGGGGATGCAATTGCGGGTATTATTATTACTTTTATAAATATTGGAGCAGGTCTTGTTATAGGCATGGTTTCTAAAGATTTGTCATTCAAAGAAGCACTAAATAAATATACTCTTCTTACAGTAGGTGATGGTCTTGTCAGTCAAATTCCCGCACTGCTCATTTCAACAGCAACAGGTTTAGTGGTCACAAGAGCAGCTTCTGAATCTAATTTAGGACGAGATTTAATAGATCAACTTTTTGGAAACAATTCAAAAATAATGTTTGTCATATCAGGAGTTCTTATGTTTTTAGGAATATTTACACCTCTTAGAACTCCATACATTGTAATGGGCCTTTTGTTTGCTTTTTTAGGATATTCAATGAAAAAGAAAGTAAAAGAAGAATCAGAAGAGCCTCCTGTAGAAGAATCAGAATCAGAAGAATTGAGAAAGCCAGAAAATGTTATGTCATTGTTAAAAATTGATGATATAGAATTGGAATTTGGTTATGGTCTTATACCTCTAGCAGATGTAAATCAAGGAGGGGATTTATTAGATAGGATAGTCATGATTAGAAGGCAAATAGCGATGGAATTGGGTCTTGTAGTACCTATAGTGCGATTAAGAGATAATATTCAGTTAAATCCAAATGAATATATAGTTAAAATAAAAGGTGTTGATGTAGCACAAGGAGAAGTATTATTTGATCATTATTTAGCCATGAATCCTGGAACTGCAGAAGGTGAATTAGAGGGCATTGACACCGTAGAACCTGCATTTGGATTGCCTGCTAAATGGGTAACAGATAAAGAAAGAGAAAAAGCAGAAGTTTTAGGATATACTGTAGTTGATCCACCATCTGTTATAGCCACACATTTAACTGAAATCATTAAAGAAAGAGCCTTTGAATTGATAGGAAGACAAGATGTCAAAATGCTTATTGATAATGTGAGAGAAGAGTATCCAGCAGTAATAGATGAAGTTGTGCCAAAACTACTATCTTTAGGAGAAATTCAAAAGGTATTATCAAATTTACTTAAAGAACAAATAAGTATTAGAGACATGGTGACTATATTAGAGACATTGGCAGATTATGCTACAATTACAAAAGATACAGATTTATTGACTGAGTATGTGAGACAGAGATTATCTGGGTATATAACAAATAAATATGTAGATAACAGTGAGTTGAAAGTAGTTACTCTAGATAGTGAAGTAGAAGAACTTATTATGAAATCAATTAATCAAACTGAAACAGGTTCTTATTTATCTATAGAACCCAATACAGCTCAGACAATAATAAATAGCACATTAAAATCCGTTCAGAGACTTACATCTATTGGGGAACAACCTATTATTTTAACAGCTCCTATAGTGCGTTTATACTATAAAAGATTAACTGAACAGGTTACAAGGGATTTAATTGTACTATCATATAATGAAATTGAGCCCTCTATTGAAGTTCAATCTGTAGGGATGGTGAGTCTATAA
- the flhB gene encoding flagellar biosynthesis protein FlhB translates to MKYNIQLQLFADAEKTEKATPKKRKDAREEGQILQSREISSAFILLLSFLGIKIFGKYMFENLMKFMSYTFSLIENLDGLFVMDNMRVNFLSIIAIFLKVTAPVVLVAFAAGLMANYMQIGFLFTTKPLKPKLNRINPIEGFKRIFSKRALMELLKSSLKILIIGYATYGFFKKKINTILNLGNMEIEDMLVNFSKLSFEFGMRIVGVLFFLAVLDYFYQWREYEKNLMMTKQELKEEYKQTEGDPIVKSKIREIQRKMAFSRMMQDVPKADVIITNPTHIAVALKYDKDLYIAPFIVAKGVDLIAENIKKVAGENSIPIVENKPLARTIYETVEIGDMIPENLYEAVAEVLAYVYSMKDEI, encoded by the coding sequence ATGAAATATAATATACAATTGCAATTGTTTGCAGATGCAGAAAAAACTGAAAAGGCAACACCCAAAAAGCGTAAAGACGCTAGGGAAGAGGGACAAATTCTTCAGAGCAGAGAAATTTCATCTGCATTTATTCTATTGTTATCATTTTTAGGTATAAAAATTTTTGGAAAATATATGTTTGAAAACTTGATGAAATTCATGTCATATACTTTTTCTTTAATTGAGAATCTTGATGGTTTGTTTGTAATGGATAATATGAGAGTTAATTTTTTATCTATAATAGCTATTTTTTTGAAGGTTACAGCTCCTGTAGTATTAGTAGCTTTTGCTGCTGGACTTATGGCAAATTATATGCAAATTGGATTTTTATTTACGACAAAGCCATTAAAGCCAAAGCTAAATAGGATAAATCCCATAGAGGGTTTCAAGAGAATATTTTCTAAAAGAGCCCTTATGGAGCTATTAAAATCTTCGCTAAAAATATTGATTATTGGCTATGCTACTTACGGATTTTTTAAAAAGAAGATTAATACAATATTAAATTTAGGAAATATGGAAATTGAAGATATGCTAGTCAATTTTTCAAAATTATCCTTTGAATTTGGTATGAGAATAGTTGGTGTACTATTTTTCTTAGCTGTTCTAGATTATTTTTATCAATGGAGAGAGTATGAGAAAAATTTAATGATGACAAAACAAGAATTAAAAGAGGAATATAAACAGACAGAAGGCGATCCAATTGTAAAGTCAAAGATTAGGGAAATACAGAGAAAGATGGCATTTTCCAGGATGATGCAAGATGTACCTAAAGCTGATGTAATCATTACAAATCCAACTCATATAGCTGTTGCATTAAAATATGATAAAGATCTATATATTGCCCCTTTTATAGTGGCAAAAGGTGTGGATTTAATTGCTGAAAATATTAAGAAGGTAGCTGGTGAAAATAGTATTCCAATTGTAGAAAACAAACCTCTAGCTAGGACAATTTATGAGACTGTAGAAATTGGAGATATGATACCTGAAAATTTGTATGAAGCGGTAGCAGAAGTATTGGCATATGTATATAGCATGAAAGATGAGATTTAG